Part of the Juglans regia cultivar Chandler chromosome 14, Walnut 2.0, whole genome shotgun sequence genome, GTGAGCAATGTTGTGAGCAAAGTGCTTGCCTGGTGGGGAATAAGTTTCACCAGCAGGCGAGtaatatcaaaagaaaagtgATGCCAGTAGGTGAATAGCACGTGAAATAAGTTATCGCCACCAAGCGAACAATACCGAAAGAAAATAGCTTGCTACCAAGCACTCACCACTAGATCAAAAGTGTTCGCCCCCAAGCGAGCACAATGAAAGCAACTTGTTCCCTAGGCGAGTTGTGACGACCCCAGATTCCACTTGGGGTCAGACGGACATCTGAAGTATCGGGAGATGCATCACAAGGTTATTTGCCCCATGTTCATGACAAATAACAACGCAAAgcacctaacatgcatataacaatatgtaatattcgcagcggataattttttcttaaacaatactatgcaccaactaaaaatatcccaaatataTAAGCATAATCCATACATATAGAAATGTTAAGCATCCATTATTACAATACGAGTTTCAAAGGGACTGTAATCTCAAAGTATGGGAGACAAAATGTCACGTGAAATGAAatgacagaagtcctgacgtaacataacatgacatgaacatgagACGAAAGACATGATAACTATGAGATAGAAAACATTTTGTAgcatgatttaatatataacagacaatatttcgtatctgacataacatgtaatatacAACATTTTGTAACGACGTAACatgtaacaaaaaatatttcatgacataacatacgtgtaacagataacattatgtgacatgacatacgtGTAACAGATAGCATTAtgtgacataataaattatgtaacagataagtatttcgtGACCGACTGTAATGTGATAGAAGCTCAATACACATCACGATCATAAgtgaatagaaatttttttttatgctcgATAGAAGCTCAATGCACATCAACTTAGTAACAACTACCTACTCGAGATGAAGAAGTTTTTTCAAAAGTGCGAGCATAACAACAACTTGGTGGGGAGCCCAGAGTGGAGTGACTCGTGAGGGAGGGAGGGCAGGTGCgagatggaggctagggttcaCAGCTAAGTTCCCACTCTGTCGAGATgttcttttgtttctgtttgcaaatttttcaattttttcttttatagaaagTGACGACGTGGTGCATGCCACACTGGTCGGTAAGTTAGAGCGGTCACCACAGGCTAGCATTATTCATgtttaaattttgttaaatcTGGCGTGCCTGTCATTTATAAGTATGATATTTTCTTCGAGAAAGCAACCCTAAGGCCTATGTGGTTGATAGACTCAATTGAGATCAATttaattcagtttaattttaaactgaatctaatatctaaacatcaaattctcaaattactaaacttatctAAACTCAAAACCTATTTACACGTAGGtcccataacttttttcaatttaatactTCTTTACATGCGGGACTcaaacctttttcaactttctataatatatctaaattcatcttaacattcaatcatatttaaactcatcttaaataaattttacttattctactatttcaatttattactatttataaaaaatttaattcaatttaatatcGAAACGCAGCTTAAAAGTCGGGTCACAGCGGGGGTTAGTTTTGGACTCTTAAAGAAAACATAACCAGTAAACATTGAAAATTATCGGGATTACACGGAGATAAAGTAAACAAATTCTCGCTGGAACTTGGAGGGAGTCAAGGTTTTGTTATCCAAATCCTTGTCACAGCATTTAATGGCTGCCACATATTCCACCACACGTGTGCCTAGAAATCTTTTTATCCAATATCTGGCAACCTTAAATGAGCAAACCGCAAGTTTTATAGCGTCACAGGCAGGGCAGGTAAACTGAATTTTGCATAAATGGAAATAAGTTCTGCCCATCCTCTTCTCCATTCCAAATTTCCAAAGCCTCTGATAAGTTTTCCCGCACCTCCATCACTTCCCTTCTTTCAATGTAaagcttcttttctttcttctaattCAGTACTGTCTCAATCCTCTAAGAGCTTTCTCACACAGTTACAAGGAGTTGGAATCAAAACAAGGCAACAGTGGAGTGTTGGAGCCATACATGCTTCCAAGGCTGAAAGCCCTCTAACAGATGTTTCAGAAAGATGGCTTCTTGTACCTGTTGGTCAGTAAGCTCACCCTTTTCTCCATTGCTTACAAAAAGGTTATATATACAGCTTTCATAAAAGATGAGGATGTAGGAGAAAATTGCTATTCTGGGAAAATGTTGTAGAAATCTAATTATAAGTACATTTAGTTTTGCACTCCAATAGTTGACCATTTTTGTGAATAGTGTCCTGAAATTCaatgtctatattttttttcctagcattcttatttttaaacaacCTCTTGGAtttctcatttccttttttaatttttttttgggtatgtaATTGTGAAGCAAAACCACTACAGAGAAAAATTTTGGTCTTAAATTAGCTTTATGTTTGGCTATATTgttagatagaaaataattgatgAGAAGAGAAGCTTATAGTGCTTTTCTAAAGAAGTGAAGAGAAAAGACGTGTTAGAAAATCGGGATCCTGTGATGAGCAGGGTCCTCTGACATTCTGTAGTGATAAGTTTGTACAATATGCTTTGGATGTCGCGCTTGCACACTTCCTTCCCTCCCATTTTTGGATAGAAGTAGAGGGCAGTATTGAACTTGGACAGGAAACAAAATAAGACGTCTTACCTTTGCCTTGTGAATGTCTTTCCCAACAACACTCGGTCACTTAGAAAAATGTGTTTCACGAGAGGGAGTTGCTTTTAAATGGGAGTATGCTAGTCCATATTCTGATTTTAATTGAGGTAGCCACAACGAACAAAAGAAACAGtgacatgttttttttatcaaagacTTTCATGGAAAGCTTTCTCAATGTGCCAACAAATCAAGGCTATGAAGCCATTGAACCCTCATAATGATGCTCATTTATAACCAACTCCTGCCATCAAGGGAAGCGGCAGAAGGAACTAAGCATGGGAGATCAAGAATTCGATGCAAACAATAATTGCATACTTAGCCTGACTGTAGGTTGGAATGGTTGACTTGTAATCTGCCATTAGGATCTTTCAATTCAACATGATCAACATCGACACCCACCCCTTCCTGATTGCATAAAATATGTTTCACCTTTCGATGAGTTAAATGTTGATGTGAACATGCCCATAGAAATCACTCTCTTAAATTTCAAgctataatgtttttttttttttgataagataaTGTTAGAGAGGTATAAGATAATTTCAAGCTATAATGTTAGAGAGgtataaataaacattttcttttctcttgagATGGTAGTGTTGCTGTTGGATTTTGGATAAGCAACCTGCATTTTGGCACCAATATCCCAAATGCTTCTCCAGGAATTAGGAGACTCATCTGTGCTTTCATTCAAAACTATAGGAACTTCTGTGCTGTTGTGACTgatataattcaaaatataatctgAACTTTATTTGGATTAGGTTGTAATCTTCTCATGTTGCTACATTAGATTCATACCTTTTATATTACATTGATGGTGTATTCCTGTTTAAGAAATAACAAGTCGTCTGCATTTTTGCTGCTTCATAGGTGATGGAGATACAAGACACATAGGTTACAATGTCAAAATGCCTGATGCATTTGAAATTGCTTCTGTAAGTACTCTTAGCATcttttctaataattattatatgtataactTGACTATGCAACAAGATAAGTTTTCATTTGGATGTTATCTAGGGCGAGGTGACTGTTGGTCGACTTCCTGAGAAAGCTGATGTAGTAATTCCAGTTGCAACAGGTATTTCCACCTAAATCCCTTGAGA contains:
- the LOC109014011 gene encoding uncharacterized protein LOC109014011 isoform X2 → MEISSAHPLLHSKFPKPLISFPAPPSLPFFQCKASFLSSNSVLSQSSKSFLTQLQGVGIKTRQQWSVGAIHASKAESPLTDVSERWLLVPVGDGDTRHIGYNVKMPDAFEIASGEVTVGRLPEKADVVIPVATVSGLHARIEKKQGNLLVTDLGSTNGTFIDEKRLRPGVVSTASSGSRIIFDLFYC
- the LOC109014011 gene encoding uncharacterized protein LOC109014011 isoform X1 is translated as MEISSAHPLLHSKFPKPLISFPAPPSLPFFQCKASFLSSNSVLSQSSKSFLTQLQGVGIKTRQQWSVGAIHASKAESPLTDVSERWLLVPVGDGDTRHIGYNVKMPDAFEIASGEVTVGRLPEKADVVIPVATVSGLHARIEKKQGNLLVTDLGSTNGTFIDEKRLRPGVVSTASSGSRIIFGDTHLAMFRVSKLNTVEVASKAEEYEDKQETDNPNFQSTETG